In a single window of the Sphingobium cloacae genome:
- a CDS encoding PepSY domain-containing protein, producing the protein MVLALLSACDGGGAGDQANPARQPDVPENRAPLPPPPPSPAEEGAGSQEQVAIVAAGTEQAPSRSLDPSLLPLERILKIAQRRVAGDVIDVELEDDDGTPEYEITILTADSRSIEMKIDARSGTIRELEED; encoded by the coding sequence ATGGTCCTGGCGCTGCTGAGCGCCTGTGATGGCGGCGGCGCAGGCGACCAGGCAAATCCGGCGCGCCAGCCGGACGTGCCGGAGAACAGGGCCCCCCTCCCGCCGCCGCCCCCCTCCCCCGCCGAAGAAGGTGCCGGCTCTCAAGAACAGGTCGCGATTGTCGCGGCCGGCACGGAACAGGCGCCGTCCCGGTCCCTCGATCCATCGCTGCTCCCCCTCGAACGCATCCTCAAGATCGCGCAACGTCGGGTCGCCGGTGACGTCATCGATGTCGAATTGGAAGACGACGACGGCACACCTGAGTATGAAATAACGATCCTCACTGCCGACAGCCGTTCGATCGAGATGAAGATCGACGCGCGAAGCGGCACGATCCGCGAACTCGAAGAAGACTGA
- a CDS encoding type II toxin-antitoxin system VapC family toxin, with protein sequence MGRGRVAPMIIDTSALIAVLTGEEGSEALVEAIVAERGGIPAPAMVEFVRVASNQRFGLRAEAEDMLAKFERRGCATLAFTHDHARIANEAEPLYGSGNGNGGPLNLLDLMVYAVARERGEPLLCTGKDFAVTDIALHKASRPW encoded by the coding sequence TTGGGACGAGGACGGGTTGCCCCGATGATCATTGATACTTCGGCGCTGATCGCGGTGCTGACGGGCGAGGAGGGCAGTGAGGCGCTGGTCGAGGCGATCGTCGCCGAACGAGGCGGAATTCCGGCACCCGCCATGGTTGAGTTTGTGCGTGTCGCGAGCAACCAGCGATTTGGTCTGCGGGCCGAAGCTGAGGATATGCTTGCCAAGTTCGAACGCCGCGGCTGCGCGACACTGGCGTTCACGCATGACCACGCGAGGATCGCAAACGAAGCCGAACCGCTTTACGGTTCTGGGAACGGCAATGGCGGACCGCTCAACCTGCTCGACCTTATGGTCTATGCTGTGGCCAGAGAACGCGGCGAGCCGCTGCTGTGCACGGGCAAGGATTTCGCGGTGACGGATATCGCGCTTCACAAGGCCAGTCGGCCTTGGTGA
- a CDS encoding SDR family NAD(P)-dependent oxidoreductase codes for MIETNILGFTDLLVRLVEIFKRQQSEVSIIAVSSLAGETSVPFQAVYGASKAYVSNLMRALSVELAGTGVSVGSFVPGGIDTDMAALSDLKWGKLGLMDVDRCAAHVVHALVHRRSFAVPGMGNRLTYLASRALPRSLVSRLAALPYRRPQ; via the coding sequence GTGATTGAAACAAACATACTCGGCTTCACGGATTTGCTGGTCCGCCTGGTCGAAATTTTCAAGCGGCAACAGTCTGAAGTCTCAATAATCGCAGTGTCGAGCCTGGCAGGCGAAACATCCGTACCGTTCCAGGCGGTCTACGGCGCGTCGAAAGCCTATGTGAGTAATCTCATGCGGGCACTTTCCGTCGAGCTTGCCGGGACGGGGGTGAGCGTCGGATCTTTCGTACCAGGGGGCATCGACACCGACATGGCTGCCCTCAGCGATTTGAAGTGGGGGAAGTTGGGTTTGATGGACGTTGACCGGTGCGCCGCCCATGTGGTCCACGCCTTGGTTCATCGGCGATCCTTCGCCGTGCCGGGGATGGGCAACAGGCTCACATATCTGGCAAGCAGGGCTCTGCCTCGATCGTTGGTCAGCCGGCTTGCCGCCCTCCCGTACAGGCGTCCGCAATAG
- a CDS encoding NnrS family protein — MTINQATSTRGEQMLALRRARMAASPPILRGAFRPFFFLGPLWAVAALTLWLLTLAGEIVLPTVLDPLAWHRHEMLFGFVGAVIAGFLLTAIPNWTGRLPIAGMPLAMLTGLWLMGRLGVLFSALTGPVVAAAIDVGFYCVLAAVAAREVIAAKNRNLPVVALVLLFGIANALDHAAGAGVIGDPDLGWRAAITLVVLMISLIGGRIIPSFTRNWMAKQGMKDGLPGQPTRFDLVVIGVTGIALLVWTVSPEARVVPWLLSASGALQLVRMSRWRGWRTLRDPLVLILHIGYLWIPTGLLLIAAVGFGALVSRSAAIHALTAGAMATMILAVMSRATLGHTGRPLKADAGTVLAYTLITFGALLRIGAPSGVFDYNVGMEIAGLCWGGAFLVFLAVYGPMLFAARVDNPSG; from the coding sequence ATGACGATCAATCAGGCGACATCGACAAGAGGCGAGCAGATGCTCGCGTTGCGGCGCGCCCGAATGGCTGCCTCGCCCCCGATCCTGCGAGGTGCTTTCCGGCCGTTCTTCTTCCTGGGGCCGCTCTGGGCCGTTGCCGCGCTGACTTTGTGGCTGCTCACCCTGGCGGGCGAGATTGTTCTCCCCACGGTCCTCGACCCGCTCGCGTGGCATCGACACGAAATGCTGTTCGGCTTTGTGGGCGCGGTCATCGCGGGATTCCTCCTGACGGCCATTCCGAACTGGACAGGCCGCCTTCCCATTGCGGGGATGCCCCTCGCCATGTTGACCGGTCTCTGGTTGATGGGACGGCTTGGCGTCCTCTTTTCCGCGTTGACTGGACCGGTCGTTGCGGCGGCAATTGATGTCGGCTTTTACTGCGTGCTTGCGGCGGTTGCCGCGCGCGAGGTGATTGCGGCGAAAAACCGCAACCTTCCCGTCGTAGCTCTGGTTCTCCTGTTCGGAATTGCAAATGCGCTCGATCATGCGGCAGGCGCGGGAGTGATAGGCGATCCCGACCTTGGGTGGCGGGCGGCAATCACGCTGGTCGTTTTGATGATTTCGCTCATTGGCGGGCGCATCATCCCGTCGTTCACGCGCAACTGGATGGCGAAGCAAGGAATGAAGGACGGGCTCCCCGGCCAACCGACGCGCTTCGATCTGGTGGTCATCGGAGTAACCGGGATTGCCTTGTTGGTCTGGACCGTTTCTCCCGAGGCGCGCGTCGTGCCCTGGCTGCTCTCGGCGTCCGGTGCGCTTCAATTGGTCCGAATGTCGAGGTGGCGAGGCTGGCGGACGCTGCGCGATCCGCTCGTGCTCATCCTCCATATCGGTTATCTCTGGATACCGACAGGCTTGCTTCTGATCGCCGCTGTCGGGTTTGGGGCTCTTGTCTCCCGTTCGGCCGCAATTCACGCCCTCACCGCTGGTGCCATGGCGACGATGATCCTAGCCGTGATGTCACGCGCTACCCTGGGACATACCGGGCGGCCATTGAAGGCCGATGCGGGGACCGTGCTCGCATATACTCTGATTACATTCGGCGCGTTGCTACGTATCGGAGCACCAAGCGGCGTATTCGATTACAATGTGGGCATGGAAATCGCCGGGCTCTGTTGGGGCGGTGCGTTCCTTGTCTTTCTTGCCGTCTATGGACCGATGCTCTTTGCCGCGAGGGTCGACAACCCTTCAGGTTAG
- a CDS encoding recombinase family protein, giving the protein MTRVGYARVSTIDQDLDIQVARLKAAGCEILRSETGSGASRTGRTELETIMQFLRADDELVVLRLDRLGRSTRDVLNLVHELDQKGASLRVLEPEVTTAGSMGRMVITILGMVADMELTFIKDRQRAGIEAARAEGVYKGRKKNIDDDEIRRRITAGASKASVARDLKISRMTVYRALDVIPSRIGLPEKPPSVTIALHLTIENFNKHGRGRKPARERIEAMLERDYQMQKTGNCDYTLTVAYDQGADGVSLDDEIASLQTEMFNIAESYRCSIETDVYEIGGQERAW; this is encoded by the coding sequence ATGACCCGCGTCGGCTACGCCCGCGTCAGCACCATCGACCAGGATCTCGACATCCAGGTTGCCCGGTTGAAGGCAGCGGGCTGTGAAATCCTCCGCTCCGAAACAGGCTCGGGCGCATCGCGCACTGGACGCACGGAGCTTGAGACGATCATGCAGTTCCTGCGCGCCGATGACGAACTCGTCGTCCTGCGTCTCGATCGGCTCGGTCGCTCCACACGCGATGTTCTCAATCTGGTTCATGAACTCGACCAGAAGGGAGCCTCATTGCGGGTGCTTGAGCCGGAGGTGACGACGGCCGGAAGCATGGGGCGGATGGTGATCACCATTCTGGGCATGGTCGCGGACATGGAACTGACGTTCATCAAGGACCGGCAGCGCGCCGGGATCGAGGCGGCGCGCGCCGAAGGCGTCTACAAAGGCCGGAAGAAAAACATCGATGACGATGAAATCCGACGCCGGATCACCGCCGGCGCGAGCAAGGCCAGCGTCGCGCGCGACCTCAAGATCTCAAGAATGACCGTCTATCGGGCGCTTGACGTCATTCCTTCAAGGATCGGGCTGCCGGAAAAGCCGCCTTCTGTCACCATCGCCCTGCATCTGACCATCGAGAACTTCAACAAGCATGGTCGTGGCAGAAAGCCCGCTCGCGAGCGCATTGAGGCGATGCTGGAGCGGGATTACCAGATGCAAAAGACCGGGAACTGCGATTACACGCTGACCGTCGCCTATGATCAGGGTGCCGATGGCGTCAGCCTCGATGATGAGATCGCATCTCTCCAGACAGAGATGTTCAACATCGCAGAGAGCTACAGGTGCTCGATCGAGACCGATGTTTACGAGATTGGAGGACAAGAGCGAGCCTGGTAG
- a CDS encoding toxin-antitoxin system HicB family antitoxin: MSKATYPLKLPTSIKAAAARLAKEDGVSLNQWIATAVAQKIGVVETAAEFFKRRSKGYTLDDLDRVLDKVPNRPPEPGDELPEGWTPDRLRRQ; encoded by the coding sequence ATGAGCAAGGCGACTTACCCGCTCAAGCTGCCGACCTCGATCAAGGCGGCGGCGGCGCGACTGGCGAAGGAAGATGGCGTAAGCCTCAATCAATGGATCGCAACGGCCGTGGCCCAAAAGATCGGCGTTGTGGAGACGGCTGCGGAGTTCTTCAAGCGGCGCTCCAAAGGCTACACGCTGGATGATCTCGACCGCGTTCTTGACAAGGTGCCCAATCGGCCGCCCGAACCCGGCGACGAATTGCCAGAAGGCTGGACGCCCGACCGTCTGCGCCGCCAGTAA
- a CDS encoding ParA family protein, which yields MQTWAIIAQKGGQSKTTIATAFAVEAAREGAAVVILDADDRQGSALYWSERRETDDVLVKDSSVAGLPLHVSRGRESGKLDLIIIDTPANSKDIAMLAAEQADFVVIPVAPRGLDVHSVLQTVKQVQQAGTPFAVILTQVPHQGGEGAEARAGFAAKGVAVFDSVLHFRKDFYKATPIGKTAIELDPESKAAAELRAAFAEAKRLSGYANKPLSEVA from the coding sequence ATGCAGACTTGGGCTATCATCGCACAGAAGGGCGGGCAGTCGAAAACGACCATCGCAACCGCCTTTGCCGTGGAGGCCGCCCGCGAAGGGGCGGCGGTCGTGATCCTCGATGCCGACGATCGGCAGGGGTCGGCGCTCTATTGGTCGGAGCGCCGGGAAACCGACGATGTATTGGTGAAGGACAGCAGCGTCGCGGGCTTGCCGCTGCACGTCTCGCGCGGCCGTGAGAGCGGCAAGTTGGACCTTATCATCATCGACACGCCGGCGAACTCAAAGGACATTGCCATGCTGGCGGCCGAGCAGGCCGATTTCGTGGTGATCCCGGTCGCGCCGCGCGGCCTGGACGTTCATTCGGTGCTGCAAACCGTCAAGCAAGTGCAGCAGGCGGGAACGCCGTTCGCCGTGATCCTGACGCAAGTGCCGCACCAGGGCGGGGAGGGGGCCGAGGCGCGCGCCGGCTTCGCGGCGAAGGGGGTGGCGGTGTTCGATTCCGTGCTGCACTTCCGCAAGGACTTCTACAAGGCGACGCCGATCGGCAAGACCGCGATCGAGCTGGACCCCGAGAGCAAGGCGGCGGCCGAGTTGCGCGCCGCCTTCGCCGAGGCTAAGCGACTAAGCGGTTATGCGAATAAGCCACTAAGCGAGGTAGCGTAA
- a CDS encoding tyrosine-type recombinase/integrase, protein MTLSAAMDVRDGAVLDLVVRDVRDLVGASAPIDAELVSAAVRGWSHNTRRAFRSDLTIWGQWCRRNRLDPPSAKPHDVSRWVRSLAGLELSDETIRAMATIERYIVNVGWAYRMAGIADPTAAPLVKLEMKAARKSLGVRQRQARALRFKGDIADLDSPPSGVCLVHLLKACRRDELGLRDAALLRVAYDAGARRSELVAIEVGHIEGPDSDGAGTLFIPSSKTDREGEGAYAYLSPATMDAIARWREKAGIRKGPLFRRVETHFDGSVAAIGTERLHPNSITLIYRRVIRAAWAKKLLGPISEAELERWVSAVSSHSIRVGVAQDNFAAGEALPAIMQAYRWRDPKTVMRYGARLATRSGASARLAARFSKEHA, encoded by the coding sequence ATGACGCTTTCGGCAGCCATGGACGTGCGCGATGGCGCTGTGCTCGACTTGGTGGTGCGCGACGTGCGCGACCTGGTCGGTGCATCTGCGCCGATCGATGCGGAACTTGTGTCTGCTGCCGTCCGGGGCTGGTCGCATAATACACGCCGCGCGTTCCGATCGGACCTGACCATCTGGGGACAATGGTGCCGCCGCAATCGCCTCGACCCGCCGTCGGCCAAGCCACACGACGTCTCCCGCTGGGTTCGATCGCTTGCTGGGCTCGAGCTGTCCGACGAAACGATTCGGGCGATGGCGACGATTGAACGCTACATCGTAAACGTCGGTTGGGCATACCGAATGGCGGGCATTGCCGATCCCACCGCCGCACCGCTGGTCAAGCTCGAGATGAAAGCGGCGCGCAAATCGCTCGGCGTCCGCCAGCGCCAGGCGCGCGCGCTGCGCTTCAAGGGTGACATCGCGGATCTCGACAGCCCGCCGTCGGGCGTTTGCCTTGTCCATCTCCTGAAGGCATGCCGTCGGGACGAGCTGGGCTTGCGGGACGCCGCCCTGCTGCGCGTGGCCTATGACGCCGGGGCGCGCCGGTCCGAGTTGGTGGCGATCGAGGTCGGACATATCGAAGGGCCGGACAGCGATGGCGCGGGCACGCTGTTCATTCCGTCGAGCAAGACCGACCGGGAAGGGGAGGGGGCCTATGCCTATCTTTCGCCTGCGACGATGGATGCGATCGCGAGATGGCGCGAGAAGGCAGGCATCCGCAAAGGACCGCTGTTCCGCCGGGTCGAAACGCATTTTGATGGGTCGGTCGCGGCGATCGGCACCGAACGGCTGCACCCCAACAGCATCACGCTCATCTACAGGCGGGTCATTCGGGCCGCCTGGGCAAAGAAGCTGCTCGGGCCGATCTCGGAAGCGGAGCTGGAACGCTGGGTATCGGCGGTATCGTCGCATTCGATCCGGGTCGGGGTCGCGCAGGACAATTTCGCGGCGGGGGAGGCTCTGCCTGCAATCATGCAGGCGTACCGCTGGCGCGATCCCAAGACCGTGATGCGGTATGGCGCCAGGCTCGCGACCAGGAGCGGGGCAAGTGCACGGCTCGCCGCGCGCTTTTCAAAGGAGCACGCCTGA
- a CDS encoding ATP-binding protein: MSVEAALEALGAIVENAARYASATVEVLAGSDGKGRWIEVNDDGPGIPLHLHSAVLERGVRLDERGQNHGLGLSIAREIVEASGGELSLRSNASGGLSVLLKWNE, encoded by the coding sequence ATGAGCGTCGAAGCCGCGCTCGAGGCATTGGGGGCCATCGTCGAAAATGCGGCGCGCTACGCCAGCGCGACAGTCGAGGTGCTTGCCGGATCGGACGGGAAGGGCCGCTGGATCGAGGTGAACGACGATGGCCCCGGTATTCCGCTTCATCTTCATTCGGCCGTGCTCGAGCGCGGTGTGCGCCTTGACGAACGGGGCCAAAATCACGGCCTCGGCCTCTCAATCGCCCGGGAAATCGTCGAGGCGAGCGGTGGCGAGCTGTCCTTGCGATCCAATGCAAGCGGCGGCCTTTCCGTGCTTCTGAAATGGAATGAGTGA
- a CDS encoding replication initiator protein A, with amino-acid sequence MSKRRDPNPEFDFFIPLMNDLPLKDQREMMERPFFSLQKRKRLKPIEYRSPDGEAWVKVEAMPAYGMATIWDADILIWAASVLNRMKEQGVNDLPRTLTTTTYDLLRGIRRGTGGRAYQELQAAMSRLETTSIRTSLRAPKRRTEAQFGWLDGWSLEVDPDTDQPRGMTITLSNWVYEGIVSERSLLTMHQDYFLLTGGLERALYRIARKHAGQQRGGWTCRVEMLREKAGSDAQPKEFNRMLRKIIEADQLPEYTLAMTQTVDGAPAVLFQLRGAAEAAELHARLEADRERRERMDADRRRTQEVDDLMDRLARGGTR; translated from the coding sequence GTGAGCAAGCGGCGCGATCCGAACCCCGAGTTCGATTTCTTCATTCCGTTGATGAACGACCTTCCGCTGAAAGATCAGCGGGAGATGATGGAGCGCCCGTTTTTCTCGCTCCAGAAGCGCAAGCGCCTCAAGCCGATCGAATATCGCAGCCCGGACGGCGAGGCGTGGGTGAAGGTCGAGGCGATGCCGGCCTATGGCATGGCGACGATATGGGACGCCGATATTCTGATATGGGCCGCGTCCGTCCTCAACCGGATGAAGGAGCAGGGCGTCAACGACCTGCCCCGCACGCTCACCACGACCACCTACGACCTGTTGCGCGGCATCCGGCGCGGCACCGGGGGGCGGGCCTATCAGGAGCTGCAAGCCGCCATGTCGCGCTTAGAGACGACTTCCATTCGCACGTCGCTGCGCGCGCCCAAGCGCCGCACGGAGGCGCAATTCGGGTGGCTGGACGGATGGTCGCTTGAGGTGGACCCGGACACCGATCAGCCGCGCGGCATGACCATCACCCTGTCGAATTGGGTCTATGAGGGCATCGTCAGCGAGCGGTCGTTGCTCACCATGCACCAGGATTATTTCCTGCTGACTGGCGGGCTTGAACGCGCGCTCTACCGGATCGCGCGCAAGCACGCGGGCCAACAGCGGGGAGGGTGGACCTGTCGCGTCGAAATGCTGCGCGAGAAGGCCGGCAGCGACGCCCAGCCCAAGGAGTTCAACCGCATGTTGCGGAAGATCATCGAGGCCGATCAGCTCCCCGAATATACGCTGGCAATGACGCAGACCGTCGATGGCGCGCCGGCGGTGCTGTTCCAGTTGCGCGGCGCGGCCGAGGCCGCCGAGCTGCACGCCAGGCTAGAGGCCGACCGCGAACGCCGGGAGCGCATGGACGCCGATCGCCGGCGAACGCAGGAGGTGGACGACCTGATGGATCGCCTCGCACGCGGCGGGACGCGCTGA
- a CDS encoding putative toxin-antitoxin system toxin component, PIN family: MQRIVVDTSVIVTALRSRTGAGFALVRAARDRRVTLLATPTLFFEYEDVLKRNVQREVSGLTLDDVDRFLGALAILVEPVEVHMRWRPQLRDPDDEMVLETAINGRADALVTYNIRDFSDAAPRFGVRLLRPADVLKELSE; the protein is encoded by the coding sequence ATGCAAAGGATTGTGGTGGATACCTCGGTGATTGTGACGGCGCTACGGAGCCGGACAGGAGCGGGCTTCGCGTTGGTGCGTGCTGCTCGGGATCGCCGGGTGACGCTGCTCGCCACGCCGACCTTGTTTTTCGAGTATGAGGACGTGCTGAAACGGAACGTGCAGCGTGAAGTATCCGGCCTTACGCTGGATGACGTGGACAGGTTTCTAGGTGCGCTCGCTATACTGGTTGAGCCGGTCGAGGTGCATATGCGCTGGCGTCCCCAGCTCCGTGATCCTGATGACGAAATGGTGCTGGAAACGGCAATCAACGGACGCGCTGATGCGCTTGTGACTTACAATATCCGGGATTTCAGCGACGCAGCGCCCCGGTTCGGAGTCCGGTTGCTGCGACCGGCTGATGTGTTGAAGGAGTTAAGCGAATGA
- a CDS encoding IS6-like element IS6100 family transposase, with amino-acid sequence MTDFKWRHFQGDVILWAVRWYCRYPISYRDLEEMLAERGISVDHTTIYRWVQRYAPEMEKRLRWFWRRGFDPSWRLDETYVKVRGKWTYLYRAVDKRGDTIDFYLSPTRSAKAAKRFLGKALRGLKHWEKPATLNTDKAPSYGAAITELKREGKLDQETAHRQVKYLNNVIEADHGKLKMLIKPVRGFKSIPTAYATIKGFEVMRALRKGQARPWCLQPGIRGEVRLVERAFGIGPSALTEAMDMLNHHFAAAA; translated from the coding sequence ATGACGGATTTCAAGTGGCGCCATTTCCAGGGTGATGTGATCCTGTGGGCGGTGCGCTGGTATTGTCGCTATCCGATCAGCTATCGCGACCTTGAGGAAATGCTGGCGGAACGCGGCATTTCGGTCGACCATACGACGATCTATCGCTGGGTCCAGCGCTACGCCCCGGAGATGGAGAAGCGGCTGCGCTGGTTCTGGCGGCGTGGCTTTGATCCGAGCTGGCGCCTGGATGAAACCTACGTCAAGGTGCGGGGCAAGTGGACCTACCTGTACCGGGCAGTCGACAAGCGGGGCGACACGATCGATTTCTACCTGTCGCCGACCCGCAGCGCCAAGGCAGCGAAGCGGTTCCTGGGCAAGGCCCTGCGAGGCCTGAAGCACTGGGAAAAGCCGGCCACGCTCAATACTGACAAAGCGCCGAGCTATGGTGCAGCGATCACCGAATTGAAGCGCGAAGGAAAGCTGGACCAGGAAACGGCCCACCGGCAGGTGAAGTATCTCAATAACGTGATCGAGGCCGATCACGGAAAGCTCAAGATGCTGATCAAGCCGGTGCGCGGTTTCAAATCGATCCCCACGGCCTATGCCACGATCAAGGGATTCGAAGTCATGCGAGCCCTGCGCAAAGGACAGGCTCGTCCCTGGTGCCTGCAGCCCGGCATCAGGGGAGAGGTGCGCCTTGTGGAGAGAGCTTTCGGCATTGGGCCCTCGGCACTGACGGAGGCCATGGACATGCTCAACCACCATTTCGCAGCAGCCGCCTGA
- a CDS encoding transcription elongation protein SprT, translating to MRPHHPVDSRCPPLLPAPLPDRVRVAIGFTSRGAKAKAIGECWDNRLSADGHFEIFIRPDLAHAPDAMPAQIAAILAHELVHAAVGIPAGHGKAFKRVALGLGLVGPMRATTPGEAFFAAIAPIMDAVRPLPHARLDTDGESTAPRKQTTRMLKCECATCGYTVRTARKWLELAGAPLCPIEDHSRMEHEPLDDDEGEGKS from the coding sequence CTGCGCCCGCACCACCCCGTCGATTCCCGCTGCCCCCCTCTCCTGCCGGCGCCCCTGCCCGATCGCGTGCGCGTGGCGATCGGCTTCACCAGCAGAGGCGCGAAGGCCAAAGCGATCGGCGAGTGCTGGGATAACCGCTTGAGCGCGGACGGGCATTTTGAAATCTTCATTCGCCCGGACCTCGCCCATGCGCCCGACGCCATGCCGGCGCAGATCGCGGCCATCCTCGCGCATGAGCTGGTCCACGCCGCTGTCGGCATCCCGGCAGGGCATGGGAAGGCGTTTAAACGGGTCGCGCTGGGGCTTGGCCTGGTCGGGCCGATGCGCGCCACCACCCCCGGTGAGGCGTTTTTTGCGGCCATCGCGCCGATCATGGACGCCGTTCGCCCCCTCCCCCATGCCCGTCTCGACACGGACGGCGAATCCACCGCGCCCAGGAAGCAGACAACCCGGATGCTCAAATGCGAGTGCGCGACGTGCGGCTATACGGTGCGGACCGCGCGCAAATGGCTTGAGCTGGCCGGTGCGCCGCTCTGCCCGATCGAGGATCATAGCCGGATGGAGCATGAGCCGCTGGACGACGATGAAGGCGAAGGGAAGAGCTAA
- a CDS encoding GNAT family N-acetyltransferase has product MMMTGAPIKLTQADAADVADLYNRCSDYFLLQDGAAPTLDDARELFSDVPPEKSAHNQAVLGWKGPGGLYAIAAILRDYPRDGTWYLGFMIVDAAQRGRGVGRSIYSTVESWAAAGGATEIRLAVLEANEAAERFWRSLGFIEYRRVGPDTFKMRSHRRIELSRRLSGATVEGSNK; this is encoded by the coding sequence ATGATGATGACGGGAGCCCCGATCAAACTTACCCAAGCGGACGCCGCAGACGTTGCAGACCTGTACAACCGTTGCAGCGACTATTTCCTGTTGCAGGACGGGGCCGCGCCCACGCTGGACGATGCTCGCGAGCTTTTCTCCGATGTGCCGCCCGAAAAGAGCGCCCATAATCAAGCTGTCCTGGGATGGAAGGGGCCTGGCGGCCTATATGCAATCGCGGCCATCCTCCGCGATTATCCGCGTGATGGCACATGGTATCTCGGCTTCATGATCGTAGATGCCGCACAGCGTGGTCGTGGCGTCGGACGCTCAATTTACTCGACGGTCGAAAGCTGGGCCGCTGCGGGAGGTGCCACAGAGATTCGGTTGGCCGTGCTGGAAGCGAATGAAGCGGCAGAGCGATTTTGGCGTTCTCTCGGCTTCATTGAGTATCGGCGCGTTGGGCCAGACACCTTCAAAATGCGTAGCCATCGCCGGATAGAACTGAGCCGTCGCCTTTCTGGCGCGACCGTAGAAGGCAGCAACAAGTAA